The following DNA comes from Bacteroidia bacterium.
TTTGAAGAACTCAACCGTATTAACTTGACTGATAATGAGTTTTTACGGCTTAGAGAAGAAATAATCAATTCTGATGTTTTCGCTGCATCTAAACTCTTACGAGAAAGACAATATTTTCAACGTGAGGACGGAACGCCTTTGCATTATACTTTAGTGAACATCAAAGATTGGTGCAAGAATGACTTTGAAGTTATCAGTCAATTACGCATCAACACAGAAAACAGCCATCAACGCTACGACATCATTTTGCTGATTAACGGTTTGCCTGTTGTGCAAATCGAGTTGAAGAAACTGGATATTTCTCCAAGAAAAGCAATGCAGCAAATTGTAGAATACAAAAACGAGCCTGGCAATGGTTATGGAAATTCGCTGCTTTGCTTTATGCAGTTGTTTATTGTGAGCAATCGAACTAACACGTACTATTTCGCAAACAACAAGAATCAGCATTTTGCTTTCAATGCAGACGAACAGTTTTTACCGATTTATCAATTAGCAGACGAAAACAACAAGAAAATCACTCACCTTGATTTGTTCACTGAAAAATTTCTGAGCAAGTGTACACTTGGTGAATTGATTAGTAAGTATATGGTACTCATTGAGAGTGAACAAAAGTTACTCGTAATGCGACCATATCAGATTTATGCAGTTAAAGCAATTGTTAATTGCATTCAGCAAAATAGAGGTAATGGCTATATATGGCATACAACAGGAAGTGGCAAAACCTTGACTTCCTTCAAAACTTCTACTTTGCTAAAAGATAATCCTGATATTGAGAAATGTTTATTTGTAGTTGACCGAAAAGACCTTGACCGACAAACCCGTGAAGAATTTAATAAATTTCAAGAAGGTAGTGTAGAAGAAAATACCAATACGGAAACTTTGGTAAGACGATTGCTTTCTACCGACTATGCAGACAAAGTAATTGTTACGACAATTCAAAAATTAGGGCTTGCACTTGACGGAACACAAAAGAAAAACTATAAAGAACGCTTAGAGCCATTAAGCAAAAAAAGAATGGTATTCATATTTGATGAATGCCACCGTTCACAATTTGGCGACAATCACAAGGCGATTAAAGAGTTTTTCCCAAATGCTCAATTATTCGGCTTTACAGGCACACCAATTTTTAGAGACAATGCCACTTATATCGAAAGAAATGGTGAAGAAGCAAAATACAAGGAAACAAGCGACATTTTTGAAAAGCAATTACACGCTTATACAATTACACACGCCATTGACGACCGAAATGTTTTAAAGTTTCATATTGACTATTTCAAGGGAAAAGGCAACCAAAATCCAAAACCTGGAGAAGCAATTGCACAACAAGCAGTTGTAGAAGCCATTTTAGACAAGCACGATACTGCTACCAATTCAAGAAAATTCAATGCAGTTTTAGCAACTTCTTCTATCAATAATGCAATTGAATACTATAATCTATTTAAGGAAATTCAAAAAAAGAAACAAACTGAAAATCCCAATTACGTTCCTTTAAATATTGCTTGTGTGTTTTCTCCACCGTCACAACTAATTTCTAATAATGGCGACCAACAAGCTCAAAAGAATGCTGCTGATATTAAGCAGTTACAAGAGGATTTAACAAATGAACGTGAGGACAATAAACAGAATCCCGAAGAAAAAAAACAAGCATTAACGGAAATTATTGCAGATTACAATAAGCAGTATAAAACCAATCACAGTATCAATGAATTTGATTTGTACTATCAAGATGTACAAAGAAGAATCAAAGACCAACAATACAGCAACAAAGATTATTCACACGAAAATAAGATTGACATTACAATAGTGGTAGATATGTTGCTAACTGGTTTTGATAGCAAGTATCTCAATACTTTGTATGTGGATAAGAACCTGAAATACCACGGACTTATTCAGGCATTTTCGAGAACAAATCGTGTATTAAATGATACTAAACCTTACGGAAATATTTTAGACTTCCGTTCACAACAAGAATCCGTAAACCAAGCGATAGCATTATTTTCAGGAGAAGATAAAGATAGAGCAATTAAAATTTGGATGGTTGACCCTGCTCCAGTTGTAATGGATAACTTTCAAAAGGCAGTTGAGGCATTAGGAATCTTTATGCAGCAACAAAATTTGGTAAACGAACCACAAGAAGTTTACAACCTGAAAGGTGATGCAGCACGAATTACATTCGTAAAAAACTTTAAAGAAGTTCAAAGGCTTAAAACTCAATTAGACCAATACACAGATTTAGACGAAGAACAAAAGGCAAAAATTGAAGCGATTTTGCCTAAAGAGACTTTGCAAGAGTTCCGCAGTTCGTATATAGAAACAGCCAAGCAGTTAAGAGAAATTCAACAAAAAGAAGGAGACCAAGCACCGCCTGAAATACAACAATTGGATTTTGAATTTGTATTGTTTGCTTCTGCTGTAATTGATTATGACTATATAATGAATCTGATTGCTGACAGTACGCAGAAAAAACCTGCCAAGCAAAAGATGACAAAGGCACAGGTAATTAGCTTGTTAAAATCAAACTCCAATTTAATGGATGAGGAAGAAGATTTGACCGAGTACATTAATAGTTTGGATTGGGAAAGCGGACAGGATGTAGATACGCTTCGCAAAGGATACGTTACGTTTAAGGACGATAAATACAATAAAGAATTAGCAGCTATTGCTCACAAACACGGTTTGCAAACGGCAGACCTGAAAGTGTTTGTTGAAATGGTAATGAATCGAATGATTTTTGACGGTGAAAAATTGACTGACCTATTAGAGCCATTGGATTTGAGTTGGAAAGAACGCAGAGTAAAAGAACTGGCATTAATGGCAGATTTAGTACCACAATTTAAAAAACTTGCCCAAGGGCGTGAAATATCAGGATTAGCAGCGTATGAGTAAGACAAAAAAAATATTACCCGAATTGCGTTTTCCTGAGTTTTCAAATAATGAAACTTGGGCTGACAGAAAACTATCAGATGTACTCTTTGAACACAAAGAAAAAAGTACAGGAAATGAAGAAGTATATTCTGTTTCAGTTCATAAAGGCGTAATTAATCAGATTGAACATTTGGGACGTGTATTTGCTGCAAGTAATACTGAAAATTATAAAAGAGTATTGCCAGGTGATATTATATACACCAAAAGCCCAACTGGAGATTTCCCTCTTGGAATCATAAAGCAAAGTAAAGTATCAAAGCCAGTTATTGTGTCGCCTTTGTACGGAGTTTTTAAACCTGAAACAACTGACCTCGGTGTTATATTAGATGCATATTTTGAATACCCTGAAAGAACAATTAACTATTTATCTTCTATTGTTCAAAAAGGAGCAAAAAACACCATAAACATTCACAATGACACTTTCCTTTCAAAATCTCTAGTTCTTCCCCTTGATAAAAAAGAGCAAAGAAAAATTGCATCCTGCCTCTCATCCTTAGATGATGTAATTACAACTCATAACGAAAAATTAGATTTGCTCAAAGAACACAAAAAAGCATTAATACAAGATTTTTTTCCAAAAGAAGGAGAAAAAGAACCTAGGTACAGGTTTAAGGAATTTAAAAAAGATGGAATTTGGAAACAAGATACTATAAAGAAAGCTTTTTCAATATTTCAGGGATATGCTTTCTCTAGTAGTGATAGTGTATCAAGTGGTACAAGATGGTTGAAAATAGCAGATGTTGGTATTCAAGAAATGAAAAACGATACACCATCCTATTTGCCGCCAAACTTTAAAGAAGAATATAAAAATTTTTTAGTTAGTAAAGGTGATTATGTTTTGGCATTAACTCGACCTATCTTAAATATGAAACTCAAGATTGCTCGAATAGATGATGTTTTTGATAATGCATTATTAAATCAGCGAGTTGGGAAAATCGTAACGACAAATGAAAGTAGTTTTATTTACTATCTACTTCAAACAAAAGAAATGATTGAAAATATTAATAAAAATATTGCGGGTAACGAACCACCAAATTTATCATTTAATCAAATTGAAAATTTAATAATATTCCTACCACCGACATTGTTAGAACAGAAGAAAATAGCCTCTTGTCTTTCTTCTTTAGATGAAATTATCAAGGCACAGACAGAATTGGTTGAGCAATTGAAGTTGCATAAAAAAGGATTGACACAGTGGTTGCTTCCACAAACGATAGATTAAATATGAATGAATTAGATATAGCAAAGCAACTTTTTGAAAATCAAGAGAACATCATCTTGATATATGCATTCAATGCTACAGGAAAAACACGCCTATCGGTTGCATACAAAAACTTTACTAAAAATGAGAACGAAGGCAAGCACATTGGTATTTATTACAATGCCTTTAGTGAAGATTTATTCGTTTGGGAAAATGACGAAGAAGGTGGAAATGAAAATATTCGGCTAAATATTCTATTCAGTAATCTAAGCCAATTCCATTCATATTTTGACGAGAAAGACGTTGAAGAAAAACTGGCAATTTATAATCCAAAGTTCAAGTTTAAATTCAACCAACACGAGAATCCAGAAGAAGGAATAGAATCTGTTTCATTCTTTATTGATGAGGAAAAACAAACACCGATTAAAATTTCAAGAGGTGAAGAAAGAATTTTCGTTTGGTGTTTCTTCTTAACATTGTTTGAAGTAGATGCTTGGGCAAGCAGTCAGGATGCACACTTTTTTATTGACGACCCAGTTTCAAGTTTGGATGAACATAATATTTTCATAACAGCCGAATCCATTTTTGAACTCATTGAAGAACACTATCTCAAAAAGCGAATAGTAATTACAACACATCATATTGGTTTATTTTCCATTCTATTTGACAAACTCAAAAAGGGTGAAAAAAGTGGCCGTTATAACAAATTGACAAAACCGTTTATTCTCACTTCAAAAGAGGGAAATTTAACTTTAAACAGTTTAAATAACGAAGTATTTCTCTTTCATCTTCACCTGATGCAAACCATTGATACAGCAACAAAAACAGAATTGTTTGCTTATCACTTCGTATTGTTAAGGCAATTGCTTGAAAATATTTCTTCATTCCTCGGAGTAGGAAGAATCAAATATACTTTAGAGCAAATCGGAGTTGAAAAAGTGGATGAAGCAATGGAAATTGTAAATTCCCTATCTCATAAAAATGTGTATCGCTTGCAGTTTAATAAAATGGCAGGAGCGGAAGAAGCAGTGTTTAGAGAAATATTTCAAAAAATTCAAGACAAGTATCGTTTTATCTATTAATCGAAATAATGGCAAGTAAAGAACA
Coding sequences within:
- a CDS encoding type I restriction endonuclease subunit R, producing MSKENQIEENLIEQLKGLKYIHRPDIVDRKTLEQNFKAKFEELNRINLTDNEFLRLREEIINSDVFAASKLLRERQYFQREDGTPLHYTLVNIKDWCKNDFEVISQLRINTENSHQRYDIILLINGLPVVQIELKKLDISPRKAMQQIVEYKNEPGNGYGNSLLCFMQLFIVSNRTNTYYFANNKNQHFAFNADEQFLPIYQLADENNKKITHLDLFTEKFLSKCTLGELISKYMVLIESEQKLLVMRPYQIYAVKAIVNCIQQNRGNGYIWHTTGSGKTLTSFKTSTLLKDNPDIEKCLFVVDRKDLDRQTREEFNKFQEGSVEENTNTETLVRRLLSTDYADKVIVTTIQKLGLALDGTQKKNYKERLEPLSKKRMVFIFDECHRSQFGDNHKAIKEFFPNAQLFGFTGTPIFRDNATYIERNGEEAKYKETSDIFEKQLHAYTITHAIDDRNVLKFHIDYFKGKGNQNPKPGEAIAQQAVVEAILDKHDTATNSRKFNAVLATSSINNAIEYYNLFKEIQKKKQTENPNYVPLNIACVFSPPSQLISNNGDQQAQKNAADIKQLQEDLTNEREDNKQNPEEKKQALTEIIADYNKQYKTNHSINEFDLYYQDVQRRIKDQQYSNKDYSHENKIDITIVVDMLLTGFDSKYLNTLYVDKNLKYHGLIQAFSRTNRVLNDTKPYGNILDFRSQQESVNQAIALFSGEDKDRAIKIWMVDPAPVVMDNFQKAVEALGIFMQQQNLVNEPQEVYNLKGDAARITFVKNFKEVQRLKTQLDQYTDLDEEQKAKIEAILPKETLQEFRSSYIETAKQLREIQQKEGDQAPPEIQQLDFEFVLFASAVIDYDYIMNLIADSTQKKPAKQKMTKAQVISLLKSNSNLMDEEEDLTEYINSLDWESGQDVDTLRKGYVTFKDDKYNKELAAIAHKHGLQTADLKVFVEMVMNRMIFDGEKLTDLLEPLDLSWKERRVKELALMADLVPQFKKLAQGREISGLAAYE
- a CDS encoding restriction endonuclease subunit S produces the protein MSKTKKILPELRFPEFSNNETWADRKLSDVLFEHKEKSTGNEEVYSVSVHKGVINQIEHLGRVFAASNTENYKRVLPGDIIYTKSPTGDFPLGIIKQSKVSKPVIVSPLYGVFKPETTDLGVILDAYFEYPERTINYLSSIVQKGAKNTINIHNDTFLSKSLVLPLDKKEQRKIASCLSSLDDVITTHNEKLDLLKEHKKALIQDFFPKEGEKEPRYRFKEFKKDGIWKQDTIKKAFSIFQGYAFSSSDSVSSGTRWLKIADVGIQEMKNDTPSYLPPNFKEEYKNFLVSKGDYVLALTRPILNMKLKIARIDDVFDNALLNQRVGKIVTTNESSFIYYLLQTKEMIENINKNIAGNEPPNLSFNQIENLIIFLPPTLLEQKKIASCLSSLDEIIKAQTELVEQLKLHKKGLTQWLLPQTID
- a CDS encoding AAA family ATPase codes for the protein MNELDIAKQLFENQENIILIYAFNATGKTRLSVAYKNFTKNENEGKHIGIYYNAFSEDLFVWENDEEGGNENIRLNILFSNLSQFHSYFDEKDVEEKLAIYNPKFKFKFNQHENPEEGIESVSFFIDEEKQTPIKISRGEERIFVWCFFLTLFEVDAWASSQDAHFFIDDPVSSLDEHNIFITAESIFELIEEHYLKKRIVITTHHIGLFSILFDKLKKGEKSGRYNKLTKPFILTSKEGNLTLNSLNNEVFLFHLHLMQTIDTATKTELFAYHFVLLRQLLENISSFLGVGRIKYTLEQIGVEKVDEAMEIVNSLSHKNVYRLQFNKMAGAEEAVFREIFQKIQDKYRFIY